In Marivirga salinae, a single window of DNA contains:
- a CDS encoding acyl-CoA dehydrogenase family protein: MKKLIDSQSWLEKEEVELLEHYLNPNQKPSAQELKDWRNHIQFIKPKNLKNLTTLGLELVKTHQNGHDLKITEEDKKAFQKAEQELGLIYNEAAYRFEGSHSTITSEQKSKSSFDPKLMQEILDGSKIELIQKVKDTLCKPEFSYHHHEKIADQRAQVLEWCKLLAKEGYGSWAFQREYGGRDDMEGYFTIMETLSYHDLSMVIKFGVQFGLWGMSIYFLGTEKHHQKYLKDIGTLELPGCFAMTETHHGSNVRGLETTATYNHQDKTFTIHTPHRDARKEYIGNAALHGQKATVFAKLIIDGEDYGVNTFVVPLRNKAGELHPGVEIEDCGPKMGLNGVDNGLIAFNKVEIPKEDMLDKFASVDDDGKFQSSISSDNKRFFTMLGTLVGGRIGIPRSGLSAAKSGLTIAIRYANQRKQFGPEGGGEVPIMNYRMHQRRLMPLVAKSYAMHFALKYLTNRFLTKSEEEGQEIEALAAGMKAYGTWFTTEALQECREACGGKGYLSENRIDALKNDTDVYTTFEGDNTVLMQLVAKSRLTEFKNEMGDMNFTTIFNYLSKQAKTSFTEKNPITVRSTDEKHLLDFDFHINAFKYRERAIVASAGQRIKRLVDDGMDSFDAVNVAQHHLINVGRSYIERKILEQFQLAVETTQNEACRKSLQQLCQLYALHTIEQNRGWYLEQGYMEGVKTKAIRKTVNQLCWETRQDAIGFTDAFGIPDKLLAAPIAF; encoded by the coding sequence ATGAAAAAACTGATTGATTCTCAATCATGGTTGGAGAAGGAAGAAGTTGAGTTGTTGGAACACTATTTAAATCCAAATCAAAAACCTTCAGCACAAGAGCTCAAAGACTGGAGGAATCATATCCAGTTTATAAAGCCTAAAAATTTAAAAAATCTTACCACCCTAGGTTTGGAACTAGTAAAAACTCATCAAAATGGACATGATTTAAAAATTACTGAAGAAGATAAAAAAGCATTTCAAAAGGCTGAGCAAGAATTAGGCTTAATTTATAATGAAGCGGCTTATCGATTTGAGGGTAGCCATTCTACCATCACTTCAGAGCAGAAGTCAAAATCTTCATTTGATCCAAAACTAATGCAGGAGATTTTGGATGGATCAAAAATCGAATTGATTCAAAAAGTAAAAGATACTTTATGCAAGCCAGAGTTTTCTTACCATCATCATGAGAAAATAGCAGACCAAAGAGCACAAGTTTTAGAATGGTGTAAATTATTAGCCAAAGAAGGCTATGGTTCATGGGCTTTTCAGCGTGAATATGGTGGAAGAGATGATATGGAAGGCTATTTCACCATTATGGAAACCTTGAGTTATCATGATTTGAGTATGGTCATAAAATTCGGTGTGCAGTTCGGGCTTTGGGGAATGAGCATCTATTTTTTAGGAACTGAAAAGCATCATCAAAAATATTTGAAAGACATTGGAACATTGGAATTACCTGGTTGTTTTGCCATGACAGAAACCCACCATGGTTCTAATGTTAGAGGTTTAGAAACTACAGCCACTTACAATCATCAAGACAAAACTTTCACCATTCATACACCTCACCGAGATGCTCGAAAAGAATATATTGGAAATGCCGCATTACATGGTCAGAAAGCAACGGTATTCGCAAAATTAATAATAGATGGTGAAGATTATGGAGTCAACACTTTTGTGGTGCCATTGAGAAATAAAGCAGGCGAATTACACCCTGGCGTAGAAATAGAAGATTGCGGCCCTAAAATGGGCTTAAATGGTGTGGATAATGGATTAATTGCTTTTAATAAAGTAGAAATCCCAAAAGAGGATATGCTGGATAAATTTGCCTCAGTAGATGATGATGGTAAATTCCAAAGTTCTATTTCATCTGATAATAAGCGGTTTTTTACTATGCTAGGAACTTTGGTTGGTGGTAGAATCGGAATTCCTCGTTCTGGCTTATCTGCGGCAAAATCAGGTTTGACCATTGCTATTCGATATGCCAACCAACGCAAGCAATTTGGGCCGGAAGGTGGCGGAGAAGTACCGATTATGAATTACAGAATGCATCAAAGGAGATTGATGCCTCTAGTAGCCAAAAGCTACGCAATGCATTTTGCTTTGAAATATTTGACCAACCGCTTTCTAACTAAATCCGAGGAAGAAGGACAAGAAATTGAGGCATTAGCTGCTGGAATGAAGGCTTACGGTACTTGGTTTACCACTGAAGCACTTCAAGAATGCAGAGAAGCATGTGGAGGAAAAGGATATTTATCAGAGAATAGAATTGATGCTTTGAAAAATGACACGGATGTTTATACCACTTTTGAAGGGGATAATACCGTTTTGATGCAGTTAGTTGCTAAAAGTAGATTAACAGAATTCAAGAATGAGATGGGAGATATGAATTTCACTACCATTTTTAATTACCTCAGCAAGCAAGCAAAAACTTCATTTACGGAAAAGAATCCGATTACTGTCCGAAGTACAGATGAAAAGCATTTGTTGGATTTTGATTTTCATATTAATGCTTTCAAATACAGAGAAAGAGCAATAGTGGCTTCTGCCGGACAGCGAATTAAAAGATTGGTTGATGATGGGATGGACTCTTTTGATGCAGTAAATGTTGCTCAGCATCATTTAATAAATGTGGGAAGATCTTATATCGAAAGAAAAATATTAGAGCAATTTCAATTGGCTGTGGAAACCACTCAAAATGAAGCTTGTAGAAAATCATTGCAGCAATTATGTCAATTATATGCACTTCATACTATTGAGCAAAACAGAGGCTGGTATTTGGAGCAAGGCTATATGGAAGGCGTAAAAACCAAAGCCATCCGTAAAACGGTCAATCAACTTTGTTGGGAAACCAGGCAAGATGCCATTGGATTTACTGATGCATTTGGTATTCCTGATAAATTGCTTGCGGCTCCTATAGCTTTTTGA
- a CDS encoding SAM hydrolase/SAM-dependent halogenase family protein has product MPLITFLSDFGWRDHYVAAVKAKILSEDANLQVIDISHNITKHDIIHAAYVLKSVYKDFPEGSVHLVAVNSRSEPNEAMIAIEIKNHFFLGSNNGLLSLIREKDPDKIIKISSEEEIKGNFPVKDILASTAVKILKSGTLNEIGESLAAEDFKKFITPKVKATREIIQGHVVHIDDYGNLITDILKYDYDILSKGKSVQIKFRNYSLTGVQKHYHESQGGEAFAIFNDQGVLEIGIKQGSAAELLGMEYNSMVSVKFGEY; this is encoded by the coding sequence ATGCCTTTAATCACTTTTCTATCAGATTTCGGTTGGCGCGACCATTATGTGGCAGCGGTAAAAGCCAAAATACTGAGTGAAGATGCAAATCTTCAAGTGATTGACATATCTCACAACATTACTAAGCATGATATCATTCATGCTGCTTATGTTTTAAAATCAGTTTATAAAGATTTCCCTGAAGGCAGTGTTCATTTAGTAGCTGTGAATTCCCGTTCTGAGCCTAATGAAGCTATGATTGCCATTGAAATCAAAAATCATTTTTTCCTGGGAAGTAATAATGGATTATTAAGCTTAATTAGGGAAAAAGACCCCGATAAAATTATAAAAATTTCTTCTGAAGAAGAAATCAAAGGGAATTTCCCAGTTAAGGATATTTTAGCATCGACTGCTGTAAAAATACTTAAATCCGGTACATTAAACGAAATAGGAGAATCTTTAGCTGCTGAAGATTTTAAGAAATTTATCACTCCTAAAGTTAAAGCCACTAGAGAAATTATTCAAGGACATGTAGTGCATATTGATGACTATGGTAATCTCATAACAGATATACTTAAATACGATTATGATATTTTAAGTAAAGGAAAAAGTGTCCAGATTAAATTTAGAAATTATTCTTTAACTGGTGTTCAAAAACATTATCACGAAAGTCAGGGTGGAGAAGCTTTTGCTATTTTCAATGATCAGGGTGTCTTGGAAATTGGGATTAAACAAGGAAGTGCTGCAGAATTGCTGGGTATGGAATATAATAGTATGGTGAGTGTGAAGTTTGGGGAGTATTAA
- a CDS encoding PhoH family protein, with product MVEKVITLENVSLVDFLGVENRNINELSSAFPKSKIISRGNEIRIQGSTPEIIRINQIVHSLVTHYHKFGKITEESVKTYLNEEHEESQKKLDINADETLVFGTKGYAIKAKTPNQIKLVEAVRRNDLVFAIGPAGTGKTYVSVAMAVQALKNKEVRKIIITRPAVEAGENLGFLPGDLKEKIDPYLRPIYDALDDMVPAEKLKYYQENRVIEIAPLAYMRGRTLHNAFILLDEAQNTTPMQIKMFLTRMGPHSKAIITGDMSQVDLPKRQKSGLIESTQILKDIKGIGIVHLKGEDVVRHRLVKQIIEAYDKNDALNEKEQK from the coding sequence TTGGTAGAAAAAGTTATTACTTTAGAAAATGTATCCTTAGTGGATTTTTTAGGTGTAGAAAATCGTAATATCAACGAGCTTTCTTCAGCTTTTCCTAAATCTAAAATTATCTCTAGAGGAAATGAAATAAGAATACAAGGAAGCACTCCCGAAATTATTCGCATCAATCAGATTGTGCATTCACTGGTAACGCATTACCACAAATTTGGAAAAATCACAGAGGAAAGTGTGAAAACCTATTTGAATGAGGAGCATGAAGAGAGCCAGAAAAAACTGGATATAAATGCAGATGAAACCTTGGTTTTTGGTACTAAAGGATATGCAATAAAAGCTAAAACTCCCAATCAAATAAAACTGGTTGAAGCAGTAAGAAGAAATGATTTGGTTTTTGCTATAGGCCCAGCAGGTACAGGTAAAACCTATGTTTCTGTTGCCATGGCAGTGCAAGCTTTGAAAAATAAAGAAGTTCGAAAAATCATCATTACCCGCCCAGCTGTGGAAGCAGGGGAGAATTTAGGTTTTTTGCCTGGTGATTTAAAAGAAAAAATCGATCCTTATTTACGTCCAATTTATGATGCATTGGATGATATGGTTCCTGCTGAAAAATTAAAATATTATCAGGAAAATAGGGTGATAGAAATTGCTCCATTGGCTTATATGAGAGGTAGGACTTTGCACAATGCTTTTATTCTTTTGGATGAAGCACAGAATACGACTCCTATGCAAATTAAGATGTTCCTAACAAGAATGGGGCCTCATTCCAAAGCAATTATTACAGGAGATATGAGTCAGGTTGATTTGCCGAAAAGACAAAAGTCGGGCTTAATTGAATCTACTCAAATATTAAAAGACATTAAAGGAATTGGTATCGTACATTTAAAAGGAGAAGATGTAGTGAGACATAGGTTAGTAAAACAAATCATTGAAGCCTACGATAAAAATGATGCCTTGAATGAAAAAGAACAAAAATGA
- a CDS encoding GNAT family N-acetyltransferase: MISVKVVETQDELKQIFAIREEVFVKEQKVAPEEEYDEFEEISTHFIAIDENGNPCGTARWRFTENGAKLERFAVLKSHRGKGVGQALVKAVIDNVRVHPEASGKKMYMHAQIPAISLYSRFGFEKVGEQFEECNIMHYQMEMY; encoded by the coding sequence ATGATTTCAGTTAAAGTAGTTGAAACCCAAGACGAACTCAAACAAATATTTGCCATAAGGGAAGAGGTATTTGTTAAAGAACAGAAAGTTGCTCCTGAGGAGGAATATGATGAATTTGAAGAAATTTCTACGCACTTTATTGCTATAGATGAAAATGGGAATCCTTGTGGAACTGCAAGATGGCGATTTACCGAAAATGGGGCTAAACTAGAAAGATTTGCTGTACTGAAATCTCATAGGGGTAAAGGAGTAGGTCAAGCTTTAGTAAAAGCTGTGATTGATAACGTTAGAGTACACCCCGAAGCCAGCGGTAAAAAAATGTATATGCATGCTCAGATTCCTGCAATTTCGCTCTATTCTAGATTTGGTTTTGAAAAAGTAGGAGAGCAGTTTGAAGAATGCAATATTATGCATTATCAGATGGAGATGTATTAA
- a CDS encoding ComEC/Rec2 family competence protein → MRQAWNRYAFIRFVVFMSLGIVAGTFLPDYFEIILLLFSAIAAMYLSAQFFRGYQFPSFQSISFAVLAFLICFSFGYLNAFWKSEKHDEAHLLKINTSEIEAFEAVLIDAGKVTEKTHGFKVEIQQVLFGGEWQKYSGNAMIYFQKDSLSENLKYGDKLLVKSRLSELEPPKNPLEFNYKRFLGFDQIYHQQYITSGNWLKLDEGKGNLIMAYSIQTGQYLEGIMNEYIQNDRSLAIAKALTLGIKDELDNELRNAYAAAGAMHVLAVSGLHVGIIFLIVSTLLKRWRNRKRGRIFFAVINISVLWAYAFITGLSPSVQRAAMMFSFIILAQAMKRQTNIYNTLAASAFVLLSFDPFLLFSVGFQLSYLAVLGIVFFQPRLYGLLQFEFVLWDKLWAITCVSIAAQLATAPLGLLYFHQFPTYFFLSNLVVIPAAFVILNSSLFLMIISFWDWASDWIGFLIDHFIQIINYLVFSLDYLPNSTIDGIFINTPESWLIYIAIFFIALFISEKKLNYLKLTVLSLFLMSASICLRQYENFQEKKLIVYDTGKHHALAIRNGFSQYFKVEDELAKDKNKLRFHVYPSQLQAGIADFHPDHFEPENQKELFEDFHGLKLAIWEDKRIIHWHQELDKNFTFKEPIDADLLIISNNALEKPEKLLEFFKPEKIVLDASNSYYNIQNFKAKFEEENLDYYIVPEKGAFEWKL, encoded by the coding sequence ATGCGACAAGCTTGGAACCGATATGCCTTTATCCGTTTTGTGGTATTCATGTCTCTTGGAATAGTAGCGGGAACATTCCTTCCTGATTATTTTGAGATAATCCTTCTTTTATTTAGTGCTATTGCAGCCATGTATTTATCCGCTCAGTTTTTCAGAGGGTATCAATTCCCTTCTTTTCAATCCATTTCTTTTGCTGTTTTAGCTTTTTTGATCTGTTTTTCATTTGGGTACCTCAATGCTTTCTGGAAATCAGAAAAGCATGATGAAGCTCACTTGCTTAAAATAAACACCAGTGAAATTGAAGCATTTGAAGCAGTATTAATTGATGCAGGAAAAGTCACTGAGAAAACTCATGGATTTAAAGTAGAAATTCAGCAAGTTCTTTTTGGTGGAGAATGGCAAAAATATAGTGGAAATGCTATGATTTATTTCCAAAAGGATAGCCTTTCTGAAAACTTGAAATATGGAGATAAGTTACTAGTCAAATCTAGATTAAGCGAGTTGGAACCTCCTAAAAACCCATTAGAATTTAATTACAAGCGATTTTTAGGCTTTGATCAAATCTATCATCAGCAATATATTACTTCAGGGAATTGGCTAAAGTTGGATGAAGGTAAAGGGAATTTAATTATGGCCTATTCCATTCAGACAGGTCAGTATCTGGAAGGGATAATGAATGAATACATTCAAAATGATCGCTCTTTAGCTATTGCCAAAGCTTTAACTTTAGGAATAAAAGATGAACTCGACAATGAATTGCGAAATGCTTATGCAGCTGCAGGTGCCATGCATGTTTTAGCAGTAAGTGGATTACATGTTGGAATCATTTTTTTGATTGTTTCCACTCTTCTAAAGAGGTGGCGAAATCGTAAAAGAGGTAGAATATTTTTTGCCGTAATCAATATTTCCGTCTTATGGGCTTATGCATTTATTACGGGACTTTCTCCATCCGTGCAAAGAGCAGCTATGATGTTTAGCTTTATCATTTTGGCTCAAGCCATGAAAAGGCAAACGAATATCTACAATACGCTAGCAGCTTCTGCTTTTGTGCTGTTGAGTTTCGATCCTTTTTTATTATTCTCGGTTGGTTTTCAGTTGTCTTATTTGGCAGTTTTAGGTATTGTCTTTTTCCAGCCAAGATTATATGGGTTATTACAGTTCGAATTTGTTTTATGGGATAAGCTTTGGGCCATTACTTGTGTTTCTATTGCAGCTCAATTGGCTACTGCTCCATTGGGATTATTGTATTTTCATCAATTCCCGACTTATTTTTTCTTATCAAATTTAGTTGTAATTCCTGCAGCTTTTGTTATCCTAAACAGTAGTCTATTTTTAATGATTATTTCATTTTGGGATTGGGCGTCCGATTGGATAGGTTTTTTGATCGACCATTTTATTCAAATCATTAATTATTTGGTTTTCAGTCTAGATTATCTTCCTAACAGCACTATAGATGGAATTTTTATTAATACACCAGAAAGTTGGCTGATTTATATTGCCATCTTTTTTATCGCGCTATTCATTTCAGAGAAAAAATTGAATTATTTGAAATTGACAGTTTTAAGCTTGTTTTTGATGAGTGCGAGTATCTGTTTACGTCAATATGAAAATTTTCAGGAGAAGAAATTGATAGTGTATGACACCGGAAAGCATCATGCATTGGCAATCAGGAACGGATTCTCTCAATATTTTAAAGTGGAGGATGAATTAGCCAAGGATAAAAATAAGCTTAGATTTCATGTTTACCCAAGTCAATTGCAAGCTGGGATAGCCGATTTCCACCCTGATCATTTTGAACCGGAAAATCAAAAAGAATTGTTTGAAGATTTCCATGGATTGAAGCTAGCCATTTGGGAAGATAAGCGAATCATTCATTGGCATCAGGAATTGGATAAAAATTTTACTTTTAAAGAACCAATTGATGCAGATTTATTGATTATCAGTAATAATGCATTAGAAAAGCCTGAGAAGTTACTGGAATTTTTTAAACCTGAAAAGATTGTGCTAGATGCATCCAATTCTTATTATAACATTCAAAACTTTAAAGCTAAATTTGAGGAGGAAAATTTAGACTATTATATAGTGCCCGAAAAAGGTGCTTTTGAATGGAAATTATAA
- a CDS encoding enoyl-CoA hydratase/isomerase family protein produces MELTKIEIKDRIGYITLNRPEKRNALSYEFVGELKQAFAQLKEDDNAKVIVLRAEGKAFCAGADLAYIQGLQGNTYEENLEDSNHLKELFYEIYTYPKVVIAEIQGHALAGGCGLATVCDFSYTVPHAKFGYTEVKIGFIPAIVKVFLLRKIGEGKSKELLLSGKLYEAVDAQKMGLVNEVVEAEKLSETVYEFAQQLIQNNSGQSMAFTKQMIAEVQEKGLEEGLQYAAEQNAKARASEDCKKGIAAFLNKETPSW; encoded by the coding sequence ATGGAATTAACTAAGATTGAAATTAAAGACAGAATTGGTTATATCACTTTAAACCGTCCAGAAAAGAGGAATGCCTTAAGCTATGAATTTGTTGGTGAGCTGAAACAAGCTTTTGCACAGCTAAAGGAAGATGATAATGCAAAAGTAATAGTGCTTAGAGCTGAAGGAAAAGCGTTTTGTGCAGGAGCGGATTTAGCTTATATTCAAGGTTTACAAGGCAATACTTATGAAGAAAATCTGGAAGACTCCAATCATTTAAAGGAGCTTTTCTATGAGATTTACACTTATCCTAAAGTAGTGATTGCAGAAATCCAAGGACATGCTTTAGCTGGAGGCTGTGGATTAGCAACAGTTTGTGATTTCTCTTATACGGTTCCTCATGCAAAATTCGGTTATACGGAAGTGAAAATTGGTTTTATTCCTGCCATCGTTAAAGTCTTTTTATTAAGAAAAATAGGAGAAGGAAAATCTAAAGAGTTGTTGTTATCTGGGAAATTATATGAAGCAGTTGATGCTCAAAAAATGGGCTTGGTCAATGAAGTGGTTGAAGCAGAAAAGCTTTCAGAAACGGTTTATGAATTTGCGCAACAATTAATTCAGAACAATTCAGGTCAATCCATGGCATTTACCAAGCAAATGATAGCTGAAGTGCAGGAAAAAGGCTTGGAAGAAGGCTTGCAATATGCAGCTGAGCAAAATGCCAAAGCCAGAGCTTCGGAAGATTGCAAAAAAGGCATAGCTGCCTTTTTGAATAAGGAAACTCCAAGTTGGTAA
- a CDS encoding RecQ family ATP-dependent DNA helicase, whose translation MQNPKAIDVLQKYWGYEAFRSMQEDIINSVTSGNDTLALLPTGGGKSICFQVPALMSEGLCLVISPLIALMKDQVEQLKRRKIPAAAVYSGMTYREIDILLDNAAHGAYKFLYVSPERLKTELFLERAKKMNLNLLAIDEAHCISQWGYDFRPPYLEISNFRELYPDLPCIALTATATENVKIDIQDKLNFKNGKLFQKSFARDNLSYSVRKVENKEAKLFEILRKIGGTSVVYARNRRRTKEIAQLLQKNGFSADYYHAGLSQTDRNAKQDAWLKGNTRIIVATNAFGMGIDKPDVRTVVHWELPDNLESYYQEAGRAGRDEKPAFAVALYHPQDFKEMEEKHELAHPEFDFLKKLYQSLANYFKIAIGSGEMQSYNFEIQDFCQHYNYEVFPVFHALKVLEEEGFIQLNEQFYRPSGLHINLDFKNLYAYEIANAKFEKLIKTVLRIYGGDIYQQVIFINELQIAKMAEMSPQEVVKQLNYLDKEGILDYSPKSDSPQLTFLEARHDANKLPLNKKRLEERKKNKYDKLMAVKNYVENDLVCRTLKLLQYFGEYKEEKCGVCDVCINEKKSVHQDIDLEQRILKILKDSHLNIERLSENIEGYAKEKVISYVRKLDDEGRLKIDKMGMLSLVD comes from the coding sequence ATGCAAAACCCAAAAGCCATTGATGTTCTCCAAAAATACTGGGGCTATGAAGCCTTCAGAAGTATGCAGGAGGATATTATCAATTCCGTAACTTCAGGAAATGATACTTTGGCTTTATTGCCAACGGGTGGAGGGAAATCGATTTGTTTTCAAGTACCTGCTTTAATGAGTGAAGGCTTATGCTTGGTAATTTCTCCACTAATTGCCTTGATGAAAGATCAGGTGGAGCAATTAAAAAGGCGAAAAATTCCTGCAGCTGCAGTTTATTCTGGAATGACTTATCGTGAAATTGATATTCTGTTGGATAATGCTGCTCATGGAGCCTATAAATTCTTGTATGTTTCTCCCGAAAGATTAAAAACTGAGTTATTCTTAGAAAGGGCTAAGAAAATGAATCTTAACCTACTGGCAATAGACGAAGCTCATTGTATTTCTCAATGGGGTTATGATTTTCGTCCTCCTTATTTGGAGATTTCCAACTTCCGTGAATTATATCCTGATTTGCCTTGTATAGCCTTAACTGCAACTGCAACTGAGAATGTTAAAATTGATATTCAGGATAAGCTGAATTTTAAAAATGGAAAGCTTTTTCAAAAGAGTTTTGCGCGTGATAATCTTTCTTACTCGGTTAGAAAAGTCGAAAATAAGGAAGCCAAGCTTTTTGAAATTTTGCGGAAAATAGGGGGTACTTCTGTTGTTTATGCAAGAAACAGAAGGCGCACTAAAGAAATTGCCCAGCTTTTACAGAAAAATGGTTTTTCAGCAGATTATTACCATGCAGGACTCTCTCAAACCGATCGAAATGCAAAGCAAGATGCCTGGTTAAAGGGAAATACGAGAATTATTGTCGCCACTAATGCATTTGGAATGGGGATTGACAAGCCCGATGTTCGCACTGTAGTTCACTGGGAATTACCTGATAATCTGGAATCCTATTATCAAGAAGCGGGACGGGCAGGGCGTGATGAGAAACCAGCCTTTGCAGTGGCACTTTATCATCCTCAGGATTTCAAAGAAATGGAAGAAAAGCATGAATTGGCTCATCCTGAATTTGATTTCTTGAAAAAGCTTTATCAGTCCTTAGCAAATTACTTCAAAATAGCCATTGGTTCTGGCGAAATGCAAAGCTATAATTTCGAAATTCAAGACTTTTGCCAACATTACAACTATGAAGTTTTTCCGGTTTTTCATGCGTTAAAAGTGCTGGAAGAAGAGGGGTTTATCCAGTTAAACGAACAGTTTTATCGTCCCTCAGGATTGCATATCAATTTAGATTTTAAAAATTTATATGCCTATGAAATTGCTAATGCCAAATTTGAAAAGCTGATTAAAACAGTATTACGAATTTATGGCGGAGATATTTATCAGCAAGTTATTTTTATAAATGAATTGCAAATAGCCAAAATGGCTGAAATGAGTCCGCAGGAGGTAGTAAAGCAATTAAATTATTTGGATAAGGAAGGAATACTGGATTATTCACCCAAATCCGATTCACCCCAATTAACTTTTTTGGAAGCACGACATGATGCCAATAAGCTTCCTTTGAATAAAAAGCGATTGGAAGAGCGGAAAAAAAATAAATATGATAAGCTTATGGCGGTGAAAAATTATGTTGAAAATGATTTGGTCTGCCGTACATTAAAATTACTACAGTATTTTGGAGAGTATAAAGAGGAGAAGTGCGGAGTATGTGATGTCTGCATTAACGAAAAGAAATCAGTACATCAGGATATAGATTTAGAGCAAAGAATCTTAAAAATATTGAAAGATTCTCACTTGAATATTGAGCGATTGTCAGAAAATATTGAAGGTTATGCCAAGGAAAAAGTGATTTCTTACGTTCGGAAATTAGATGATGAAGGCAGATTGAAAATTGATAAAATGGGGATGTTGAGTTTGGTGGATTAA
- the pyrE gene encoding orotate phosphoribosyltransferase encodes MITIAKPEIARAISLELLDVGAIQIRPAKPFTWASGWKSPIYCDNRLALSFPETRSIIKHYLADVIRANFPDAEAIAGVATAGIPQGVLVAESLDLPFMYVRSKPKGHGMENLVEGKLEKGQKIVLVEDLVSTGGSSIKAAEALKSAGAEVLGMAAIFTYGFDVAVENFEKANIKLVCLSDYPHLLEEALVKKLIQNDELATLKEWRDNPSEWG; translated from the coding sequence ATGATTACCATCGCCAAACCAGAAATTGCACGTGCCATATCTTTAGAATTATTAGATGTTGGAGCTATCCAAATCAGACCTGCTAAGCCTTTTACATGGGCTTCTGGATGGAAATCACCTATTTATTGTGATAATAGATTAGCACTTTCTTTTCCTGAAACTAGAAGCATCATAAAACATTATTTAGCGGATGTTATCCGAGCTAATTTCCCTGATGCAGAAGCTATTGCAGGAGTTGCTACTGCAGGCATTCCACAAGGTGTTTTAGTTGCTGAGTCATTAGATTTACCTTTTATGTATGTTCGTTCAAAGCCAAAAGGACATGGAATGGAGAATTTGGTAGAAGGGAAATTAGAGAAAGGTCAAAAAATTGTGTTGGTAGAGGATTTAGTGTCAACTGGTGGTAGTTCTATCAAAGCGGCAGAAGCTTTAAAATCTGCTGGGGCAGAAGTTTTAGGAATGGCAGCAATTTTCACCTATGGTTTTGATGTGGCAGTAGAAAATTTCGAAAAAGCCAATATTAAGTTGGTATGCTTAAGCGATTACCCACATTTGCTTGAAGAGGCTTTAGTAAAGAAATTAATTCAAAATGATGAGTTAGCCACTTTAAAAGAATGGCGAGATAATCCTTCTGAGTGGGGTTGA